The genomic region CCGCGTGCGTTTCTGCGATTGCGCGAAACGTTTTTTCGGTTGTGGGCCACTGATCTTTCTTGTGCAGCACGCCCCATCCGGTGCCGGCCACTACTTTCATGCCGAATTCGTCGCACCATTTTTGTAGTTCTTTCGGATCGGTTGGGAAGTATCCGAATGGCCCGGTTTCGATGATTTCGAACCCCGCTTCAGCCATTTCTTCCCACGCTTGGCGCGGGTCCATTTGTTTGTCGTCTTTGGGGAACCACACGCCCCACTGGTCGGGGCACACGCCAATGGCGAGTTTTGAGAATTTGGGGTTGTCTAGGTTACGTGCTTTCGACGTCATTGCCGAATCCTTCCGTGTTGTTTTTTGTTCTTTTCTTCCTGAGGTGGTGGCCGCTGCACACCCTTCAGCTTTGACCTAGCAAATATTGCTCACCAATACGTGGAGGCTCCACCCACTTGTTTTGGCGCGCGCTAATAGCCTATCTTATGCGGTAATGAATTGGAAGAGGTTTCACCATATTGTGTTTACAAATGATCCTCAGTTGTGGTTGTAGGTATTATTAGACCATGGCCTCACTCACCGTTTTACAATGGGTTACTCTGATCGCAGCCGCGCTTTTTATTGGGCTGTCTAAAACAGCTTTCCCGGGTTCGGCCACACTGTCGGTGGTGATGTTTGCAGCAGTGATCCCAGCGCGCGCGTCAACCGCCATGATGCTGCTGCTTTTGTTAACTGGTGATCTGATTGCAATTTGGACATACCGGCGGGACGCGGATTGGCATACGCTGCGCAAACTACTGCCCACCGTGGTGGTTGGGGTGGTGGTCGGCGCCATCTTTTTGAACTTCACTTCCGACCTGGTTATGAAGCGGTCAATCGGCTGGATAGTACTGGTGTTGACGGCGATAACCCTGTTCAACATGCGGGCTTCGAAACGCGCCGACAAGCCGGGTGCCGGTGATTCAGCGGGGGCCTCAAGGGTAAAAACGGATGCAGAAGTGTCGGATGAACGCACGCAAAACGGGTTTGCCCGCACGTTCTATGGAATGCTCGGCGGGTTCACCACGATGGCTGCGAACGCTGGCGGTCCGGTGATGACGTTGTATTTCTTGTGGTCACGCTTTCCGGTTAAACGCTTTTTAGGTACGACCGCGTGGTTCTTCTTCTTGATTAACGTGGTGAAGTTGCCGTTTTCAATTGGGATTGGCCTGATCACCCCCGCGATTTTACCTGTGGACGCCGCGCTCGCCATTTTTGTGATTATTGGTGCGCTGTTTGGACGCTGGGTAATTCGCTACATTAAACAGTCCGTGTTCGACCCTATTGTCATCACGCTGACGGTTATCAGTTCAATCTACCTGGTGCTTTAGACGGTTTTATTCTTGAGGCACTGAAGGCCCACTGCGGTGTTGAAACCGGCTTACGTGGGCCTTCCATATACGCCTTCTACGATGGCCTTCGCTTCCTGCGTGCCTGCGTGCTTGGGCGTTCTATATGCGCCCTTCTACGGGGATTCTTCGCTCCCCGCGCGCCTTCGTGCGAGACTCCCCAGCGCGAGGCGTGCTCACCACCTGTTTGCCGCGAAGGTCACCGCGTGTTCGAGACAGTCCGAATTCGCGTGGACGCACGCTTATTTGGAGTAGCGTTTTTCGAACTCGGCCTCCAGTTCCTCGAGCGTGTGGTACTTGGTTTCCGGCAGTATCTTCGTGTAGAAGTACAGGGAAACGCAGTTGATGAGGGCGAAAACGAGGTAGGTTTTTGCCCCTCCGAGGTACGCCATCATGGACGGGAAAATGGCTGTGATGACAGCGTTTGCGAACCAGTTGACGGACACCGCGGTGCCTTGCGAGACGCCCCGCGTGTTAGCGGGGAAGATTTCGGAGACGAGCACCCAGGTGACGGTTCCGGATTG from Gleimia hominis harbors:
- a CDS encoding sulfite exporter TauE/SafE family protein — protein: MASLTVLQWVTLIAAALFIGLSKTAFPGSATLSVVMFAAVIPARASTAMMLLLLLTGDLIAIWTYRRDADWHTLRKLLPTVVVGVVVGAIFLNFTSDLVMKRSIGWIVLVLTAITLFNMRASKRADKPGAGDSAGASRVKTDAEVSDERTQNGFARTFYGMLGGFTTMAANAGGPVMTLYFLWSRFPVKRFLGTTAWFFFLINVVKLPFSIGIGLITPAILPVDAALAIFVIIGALFGRWVIRYIKQSVFDPIVITLTVISSIYLVL